The nucleotide window GCATCCATTATTTCAATATAGCACGAGTAcatattgaaaaatgtgtttttatacacAGTCTGCTATTACGATGATCAGGTAGTTATTACCTGACCTCAATTAAAGTCAGGCTTCAAGATGTTATTTATGATAAATGTTTCCACTCACACTGGCCccttttttttgtacatgttgCTACCGGGTTAGACCCCCTTTNNNNNNNNNNNNNNNNNNNNNNNNNNNNNNNNNNNNNNNNNNNNNNNNNNNNNNNNNNNNNNNNNNNNNNNNNNNNNNNNNNNNNNNNNNNNNNNNNNNNNNNNNNNNNNNNNNNNNNNNNNNNNNNNNNNNNNNNNNNNNNNNNNNNNNNNNNNNNNNNNNNNNNNNNNNNNNNTGTGGTTTATCACCGTGgtatatcagtttttaatgcacacccagcagccaatcagaatcgagtattcacccagaccatggtataatttTGGCTAACCTCTATAAATAGTAGTCTGCAAAgctcggttgtaaccagtggttatttgagttcctgttgtctttctatcagctggaaccggTCTGGTCGTTCTCCTCTGATCTCTGGCATCAACTATTGTTCTTTTAGTAATACATAATTAGAATAGATAAGGTGTTTTTATGAGAATACAGAGCAGCGACAATCACCTTTCATGCTCTGCTGTAAATAGTGTAATGAGGGGGAGGCAAAAGATGTTTCTGAAGTGTGACTGCCTTAACCACGGCTGAGCAAATGGAGGCCCCTGCTCCATGGGCAGCGCTCAAGAAGTTTGTGCTTCAGGACAATACTGCTTcctgaaacacattttaatacgtaaattaaataaataaataaatcatagtGTATTGTGATTCCTGCCTAACCTCAgcctgtccatcaccattgcaaagaGGCAGCTGTGCCTTTAGAGAAGACAGGCTTCTGGGATGTTTACTAGGAGAACCAAGAAAATATTATCCaaagaaattaaattgttttctttcagaTGGCAGTCAGCTGTATGCAGAGGTAAAGAAGAACAACAAAGGTAAGCCAAATCATCATCTTTGGAACTTCACTGACTTAAAACTGCTGCAAAGTGAACTtattaataaagtaaattaactttCTACGATTAATTAACTCAGCAGTATTTAGTATTGTTATATTTCCCTCCCATACTTaatatttgatttcattttctttacaggaAAATCATCTCTTTCAGTTGATGAGAAGATTTACTCTGAAGTTAAATAAGGACCAGCACTTGGTAAGTTTATATTGTGTTCCGTAGTGATCAAATATAAACCTGATAGAAATTTTAATCTGTTCATGTGGTTACTGCTCCAAGACCATGCTCCACCTTCAGTTGTTGAATAATGCTGGATCCTTGTTTTCTTGTAGATCATCAGAACCAGCAGCTTTCAACAATGTGAAATGTGCCAGCATCAGCAAGAACTTAACTAAAGAGCCACAGTTTGGTAGACTGCTGCTCACGTTAATGGCACCAATGAGCAGCCTCTTGAAAGAGTGAACAGAGAAGGCTCTTCAGAATTATATTCCACTgctctattaaaaaaagagccTGGCAGGGCCTCTAGTtttaaaacagactgaaaaaggTTCAATTCCCTCTTGACTTTATAGTGGTCTTCTACAGAGTCTCAACTGAAAGCAATCCTCAGCTGACAGAAATTCCATGCAATAACCGGTGAGGACAATAGAAAATATTCTGTGGTGTCCCTTTCACAACACAATCAGAACAAGAAATGTCAAATATTAAGACGGAGCCCTCTCATCCATCTCAGTAGCTTTTTGAGGTTTATAATGAACAGCAaataagagattaaaaaaagatcagattaCCTCACACTTGTTTATGTTCCATAACAATTTTATAGctttgcacttttattttctgtaaatgacATCATGaccacacaaaaagaaaaacaagtttccAGAAAGCACTGATAAAATCTTCTGCACTAAGGTCAGGCAACACTTCACAGgaaagaagtttattttggtCAGAAGCAGAAAACTGAACATGTTTTCATGGTGAGAGAGATGGGAGAAAAACTGTGAACTAATATCAAGGAgtataaaactgttttcaatatTAGCAACTATTCAGTAGCATTTGGCATCCATGAAGAACCACTGAACTTAATGCAacttaatgcaactttttttggatgtttatgacatgtatttgtggtattttttcataaaatactttaagcttaaaaagtgagttttcgtgtattttttaaattcacatcgagttgaatcagaaaaaaaaatgttttaaaaaactctCAGTTGTGACTCCGCTACCGAAATGTGCGGGCCCAAGTCTCCTTTCTCcgctgatgcatccactttcagacaaataccGTATATTCCGGACTATACATCACTCTGGAGTACAAGTCACAGGGGTTTAATTTGTACTTTTAacagaaaagtccaacatttatgaacaaatttgCCAAGCCCGACATAACGTTGCATCCACACTGAACGCAATTCATGCTTCAATTTTGTGTCCGCTGCCTATTTTGACGCACATCAAATTTAACGCTCAATGCTTGTCCCAAAATGTGTTCACAAACTAGATGCTCCTATTCTGTGTGGAgaaactgaagtttttagccaacgTGGAAACTGTATATCTTGTTCATATTGCACATAAGATgaggatgatgttgagcgattaagtttatttacttttgaaatGCTCTAAAAAAGCATTGGAAATATGGTCTTCATGCTTGGGTTCAtgaaatcagtatttttttatgctgatggtTACCTTCTATCCTggaggagctgcatctgaatgagaGTATATTTAGCTGTTCTTCTGTAACCCAGTTAGACGGCGAACTGTCCcacattagtccaaggagagaaaaataaaacgtatttaTTGCTCTGCTAGTGTTAGCTTGAGGTCGTGAGGGGCTTAAGGACAGCAgaagagacaaaacaaaaagatgatggTATGTCAGTGGGGGCTTACTTCCTTAAttcagaggtgagtttctgtTGAACTCCTGAAActttgtccaagaaaatgacagtttttattttaccatacaATAGGAAAGTcataataaagattttaaaaatgactggaAACACGTTTACAATATATACAAATAGgattggagtgttttttttctgtatgggTGCATGTGATTAATGCATAACACATAAAGGAGgattattagatttttatttttagcatattaagttttttttccaatcttaGTGTTGATGCAATTTCTCTGCTTCGATGGAATTTTCCATACTCTTTCATCTGAATATTCTGGGCTGTACAAAAACAGATTGCTTGTTTAGTTGATAGTGCAGAGTAATAATTATAGGTTGAGGGTTAATGTATTGTTATCTGTTACGTCCCTCCTTGGGAAGGAGGAAGAAATGtgcaacataaagaaaataattaaataaccGGGCAGGGATGTCCGCGTCCGGAGCGCGCGGACAGCCCGGGGCGTTCCAAATCAGACTTGTGATACTCTCCCATTCTCACCTGCGATGGAGAGGATCCGTCAAGATCAGTGCGTGAATTTGTACGAAAATCAGTGGCGTCCGTCAAATAAACATCTGCGTAATTCCGAGTCTGGGTGTGCGTAAAGGCGCATGCTGGGTACAGCTTGCGTCTGGAAGGACGGAGCTGATTGTTGCGTTTACGCTGCTCTAAGGTGGGTTTTGGCAACACTCCAGGATGTGGTACTTTACCGCCAGCCACATCATTCCCCAGCAGCACAGCCACGCCTTTTACGGGCAGCCCTGGACAGACTGCCATGGGGAACACGCCGGACACCAAGTCGGACCTCAGGTGCACGCGATGCACAGGGAGAGACGTGTTCTCCACACCAATCCCACGCAGTACAGTGCTGTAACCAGAAGACGAATGTTCAGAAAATTTCAGTGAATTAGCCAGGATTACCGTTTGTGCCCCTCCCGTGTCCCTCAGAATGCGCACAGAGCGCTCGTCCGCGCGCTTGCCACTCAGGGAGACGAGACCTTGAAAGATAAAAGGTTTGAAACAGGGGTCTGGGTTCTTACCTTTACCGGTTTCAAGGATCACGCCGATCCCTTTTGGACTGGACGGGCTCTGTTGGGCAGGTTCTGGCTGACTTTTTAGGAGGTTGCAGTTAGCGATGACATGTCCAGGCTTATGACATTAAAAACACTCACGTGTTTCTCTGGATGAGTTTGATTTATGGTGAGTTGGCTGTGGTAAAGCTGCAACTCTCAGGTGGTCTTTGGGTACAGGGAAGGATGTTTTATGCGTCAACGTGTATTCATCAGCCAGCACTGCTGCTGACGTCACAGTGTTCACTTTTTGCTCATTCAGATACACAACAAGACGCTCTGGCAAACTTCTTTTAAACTCCTCCAACAAAATTAGTTCACGCAGTGAAGACAAATCATCAACTTTGGATGCTGCACACCACTTATCAAAAAGAACGCTCTTTTCACGAGCAAACTCCACATGAGTTTGAGTCGGACTTTTTCTCTGCTGTCTGAACCTTTGGCGATAGGCTTCAGGGACGAGCTCATATGCCTGTAAAACAGCCGCTTTAACCACATCATAATTTAGCGAATCCTCAAGAGGGAGCGCCGCTACGACCTCTTGGGCTTTTCCACTCATTTTGCAGTGGAGTAGCAAAGGCCAAACCTCACGGGGCCATTTCAGAGTACCTGCAATGCGCTCGAATGATGCGAAGTACGAATCCACTTCTGATTCCCGAAAAGCGGGCACAAGACAAATCAATTTACTGATATCTAGTGAACCGGTGGGTAGACCGGAGGGAAAAGGGGTGGTGCCATCATCGGGGGGTGCAGGGATGCGAGCTTTCGCCTCCAGCTCCAGCTGTCGGATCCTGACAGCTGTGTCGGCTTCAATCTCAAGCCGCCTGATCTCGAGCTGCATTTGGCGGGCTTGCGCCTTTTCCTGCGCTTCCATCTGCAGACGGGCGAGGCGGACCTTCAGTCGGGCCTCGTCCCGCGACCCACCGCTGCCGGGAGAGAACGGGTCATACCGAGGGAGGCTGAAGGGAGGTTTTCCCTGGTCAGGCCTGTCGGCGTTCTCTCTGGCAGGTGCTCCAAGCACGGGAGGCATCTCCGCGCGCACACGGTCACCCACACACGGGGTGCCGCCGTCACGCTCGCGGCCACCTCTCCCAGAGGCGCCGTCCGCGGACAACACGGGCACATCAGTGACTGGCAAACAAATCACACCCAAATCCACCAGGCTACTCACCAGAAGAATCTTAAGATCGTGTTTAATGATTGGTTTTGGAAAATTGATATTGAAGTGGTTCGCAATCTGCACCAAATCGCATTTGCGGCACATTTCTAATTGGTATAAGGTTGGATGAGCAATGAAATGCTCCAAACTAAAGCCGGATGCCATGGTTTTCCCCTTTACAAACTGGCGTCCTCTGCGCACAGACACAACAGGAAGGACAcgtcagcacaaagctgctagGAGCTGGacttctgcaggagctgcatggTGAAAAcggataaaacaaacaaagcacacacacacaaaacacccACACGACCAGGGGTCGTAACATTATCTCTAAATTGTATAGAAAGCACTTTATCTAAGAAGACGGAGAGTAGACAAATGATGAAGGGTCAAACATTTAGGACACCAGGCTTGTGGTAGAAACTCAGAGgcttaataaataaacttaaataagacaaattaaaaaatcatgaGGTTCAAGAGAAACAAACAGTGATGAAACAGTGATGCATAATGTTCTAATAGTTCTTATTCATCTGGTGGGGTTTTCTTAAAGTTGACTCATATGTAAATGGCCTTTAAATCGTCTTCATCGAAACGGTCTGCTGCTTAGCCAAGTGGCTTAATCAGTCTGAGTAGTGCAGGATTCAGTTTACATTAGGTTTTTCCAGGTGGGACACACACATTCCAGGAATCAGATGCCTCATTGAGGGAAACAAAGGAATAAAGCCAGAGTAGAGACCTCTACAGAGATATAAGAATCCTCTTATAGCCCCTCTAGTCCCATCAAAGGGTTGTTGGTTTATGTCTATATCTGAGGTCTCCACCTCTGTTGAGAGAAGGGCTTTTAAGATGCACATATGAATTAACAATGTACTTGTGATCATGTTTTGCCTTTCTGACCCATCTCTTAAAAAAGATAATCTACCATTACACAACATGAGCAGCCATTACTCAAGAGGCTATAcccacacataaaaaaagacatttctgcttttttttctccaagtttAAACGACAAAAGACACTTGTGTGAAGACCAAAATAAGTAGATTTTTGATAAGCATACATGTACGTGTTAATAATCCTTCCCCCAACAGAGTGGGTCGatcaggaaaatgtgttttttgtagtGATCGTGTGGGATTTTTGGCCTTCTTTGGAACTAATGAAAGGAAGGCAGGGTAAAGAGAAGAGGATTTGTGTGGAGATTCGGGTTCTTTGAGGAATAATGTGCTGACATCACATGTTAGAGTTAGTgacaaaaaagcagcaaagatAAAACTTTCTATTTATCATATCATTTCAAAGTCACACCTTTACGGCCTCATTCAGTTACTATGGACTCCGCCCATGGAACTGCCTCCCAGAGAGCCTcagccatttatttttttttaactcaattgacatttttgtaaatttacttttactgatttatttacTTGTCTCGTTAtatctgttttagttttttgtttatttttcatctattttactccttttacatttttagctccagtgttttcctCAGACggatcctccacatcagtgattAATCCTTCTCAGTCAACGGGGTCATTGCAGTGGGATCTCCTGAGTACGGCTACTTAGATCTGGGGAATCCTGTGGTAATGTATTCTGTAAACTTGATTGGCCAGTCACTGGTTTGGTCAAGTTCCTAAGACATTGTTTCCTCACTTAAGCCAGATTTCTacttttcaccatttttgttttttctcttctaaCATGGTCTATGCATGTGTCGacgtgcttgtgtgtgtgtgtgtgtgggggggaggGTTCGGGGGGGGTGTCACTGTATGGGTTCTATACATTtgtcttgttcttttttaaacgtttgactatgtttttatttaaagcactttgagtgaaattggTTGTTGGGAAAGTgcttcaaaaattaaatttgatttgatttaaaatctcCATAATTTGAGGTATCTTTCAATTATTCAAGTATGCAGGAAATTTCATGAAGACAGTTGAGTAACTCATTTGATGTTGACATGTTTCCTGACAAGCTAATGTTCAGGAGTGCTGACTTTAGCTAAACTGCTGACTGCAATGATTAATTCTTGAGATTTTTACCatgatttttcaaacttta belongs to Oryzias melastigma strain HK-1 linkage group LG18, ASM292280v2, whole genome shotgun sequence and includes:
- the LOC112156289 gene encoding uncharacterized protein LOC112156289 (The sequence of the model RefSeq protein was modified relative to this genomic sequence to represent the inferred CDS: added 118 bases not found in genome assembly); the encoded protein is MAVCPGLPVKGVAVLLGNDVAGGKVPHPGVLPKPTLEQRKRNNQLRPSRRKLYPACAFTHTQTRNYADVYLTDATDFRTNSRTDLDGSSPSQVRMGEYHKSDLERPGRPRSPDAHSYALRKDVTHLYAHVYPVVLLRVAPRKSH